In Verrucomicrobiota bacterium, the sequence GTGTCCAGATCATCTTCCACCACCAACGTCCGCAGGCCGGCCAGTGCCGCGGCAGCCTCGTCGGGTATCGCCGGCGCCGGTTGTCCGTCCCGATCCTCCTGCTCAAGCGGTTCCCGGAGCAGGCATATCGGCAAAAAAATCGTGAAGGTCGTACCCTGGCCTTCGCCTGCGCTGCGCACCTCGACGTGCCCGCCGTGCAGGTCAACCAGGTTTTTCACCACCGCCAATCCGATTCCCAGGCCCCCATACTTGCGGCTCAACGAGTTGTCACCCTGCCGGAATTGCTCGAAAATGCTCGGGAACAATTCCCGGCGAATCCCGATCCCGGTATCGGTCACACTGATCGTAACGCGCGACTTTACCCTCTGCAAAACCACGTGAATCTTGCCGCCCTCCGGCGTGAACTTAACGGCGTTGGTCAGGAGGTTCCAAACGACCTGTTGAATCCGCGAGGCATCCCCCCGAACCGGGCCCGCTTTGGGGTCGAGCAACTCGGTGATTTCAAGACGCTTTTGCTCGGCTGAAACCCGGACCGCTTCAATCGCCGACTGGATCGCCGAGACCAGGTCAAGCCGCTCAAGCTCCAGCCGAAGCCGCCCGGAGACAATCAGCGACAAATCCAACAGGTCATCGATCAGTTGCGCCTGGATCCGGGCGTTCTTTTCGATCACCTTCAGCCCGCGGCGGATTTCCTGCATCTCCATGATCTTATCGTTGGCCAGCAAGGCCGCCCAACCAAGCACCGCGTTAAGCGGCGTCCTGAGTTCATGCGAAACCGTCGCCAGGAACTCGTCTTTGAGGCGGTTGGCGCGGTCGGCCTCCGTACGCGCAAACTCGGCTTCGGCACGCGCTTTCCGTTCGCGCTCCAGCAGATCCGACAAGCGCGCCGCCTGCCATTGAAGCTCCTCGCGCGTCCGCCGGAATTCGAGGGCCGCCCGGATCGAGACGGGCAGTTTCGGAAACTGCTCCCGGCGCTTGATAATGTAATCGAAGAGGCCCGCCTTCATTCCCTGGGCGCAGACGTCCTCGGCGCCGCTGTTGGTAAACATGATCACCGGTATGGCGACATTCTGCTTTTTGACGTAATCCAACACCTGGAGGCCATCAGTCCAACCCAGCCGGAAATCGGTAATCACAACGTTAAATGCAGGCTCGGTTAATGCCTTCGAAAAATCCTCCTCCGCTTCAATATCAATGAACTTGGCTTCCGCAATTTCTTTGCGAATCGCACGTTTGGCCAGTTCCCGATCGGCGGAATTATCGTCGACGAGCAAAACCGAAACAGGCGCCGAGTCCATACATTCTACATTCTATAGAATCTATAATTCACGAATCTAGCTACCCTCATCGCGCAAGTCAACCGTTCACTCAGCTCAGCAGTGGCCCTTCGTTGACTGTCGCCCAGTACCGGCACAGGCTCTCGCCCAGCGTGGTGACCGCCTGCAGCCCGACCGGCTTTACCAAGTAGGAATTCGCCCCAAGTTCGTAGGCCCGCTGCACGTCCGCGTGTTGGCGGGAACCGGTCAGCACCGCCACCACCAGGCGGCACAATCCCGGCTGCTCCCGCAGCCACCTCAGCACCTCGAAGCCGTCCCGGCGCGGCAGTTTCAAGTCCAGTAACAGCAGATCCGGCAACGGGTACCGGTCCCGGTCCGCATACATCCCTTCGCCCGACAGGTACTGTACGATGGTGTCCCCGTCCTCAAACACGATCACGGGCCGTGAAAGGCCTGCCTGGCGCAACGACCGTTGGATGAGGAACGCATCGTCACGGTTATCTTCCACCAGGGCCACCAGATAATTCGAGAGTCTGTTCATACGACCTCAGGCGCCTTGCGCAATTCAATCCAGAAGTTGCTTCCGCGATTCACCTCCGACTCTACCCCGCAAGTCCCCCCCATTCGTTCAACCCCCTTTTTTACAATCGCCAGGCCAATTCCCGTCCCCGGGAACCGGTCCTGCCCGTGCAGCCGTTCGAAAACCTGGAAAATTCGTTCGAAAAACTCAGGGGCGATGCCGATGCCGCAATCCCGGATCGAAACGCGAACCAACCCGCCCATTTCTTCGGCCGTGATCACCACGACCGGAGGTTGGTTCAGAGTAAATTTCAAGGCATTGGAAATGAGGTTCTGAAGTACCTGGACCAACGTCGGCAGGTGCGCATACACGGATGGAAGCCGCTCGGGTATGATGATCCGGGCGGATCGTGCGCGGATTTCACTTTCCAGCTGCGTTGTGACTTCGTCCAGGGCGGCGGCCAACACCACCGGAACAAGCTTAAGGTTTGCCCGGCTTAATTGGCTGTAACTCAGGAGGTCCTCAAGGAGCGCCTCCATCCTTCGTGCCCCGGCTTCAACCCGCCGCAGGTACTCTTCTGCGTTAGCGTCCAGCTTGTCCTGGTAGTCTTCACGGAGCGCCTCCGCAAAACCCTGAATGGCGCGCAAGGGCGCCCGCAGGTCATGCGCCACGGTGTACGTGAATGCCTCGAGTTGCTGATTAACGTCTTTAAGTTCGGCAGTGCGTTCCTCGACCCGGTGTTCCAGGGTGACGAGCAGATCCTGCAGCTCTTGTTCGGCCTGTTTTCGCGAGGTGATGTCGATCAGTGCCGTAACAAAACCAACCGTGCCGGCTTCGCCGTCCTCAATGGGACGCACGCTCTCCAGAACCCAAACCTCGGTTCCGTCTCGCCGGACCAGGCACCGCTCTCTCCGGCCCACTTCAATGACGGTGGAACACCCCCTACCGCTGCCCGGTGTGCCGGGGAACCGGTTTGGGACCACTTGCCGCCGGTTCAAGCCGATCAAGTCGCCGGAGGCATAGCCCAGAATCTCGGCGAAACGGGCGTTGACCAGGGTAAACTTTCCGGTCTGATCAGTCTGCGCAAGGCCGGCCGAGCTCAGGTTGAAGACGGCTCGGAGCCGGCTTTCGCTGCTCCGCAACGACTCCACCACCGCCCTCAGCTGCCCTTCACTCTCCGCCAATTGCCGGCTCGCCCTCTCACGTCCCTCCAGGTGTTGTCTAACCGTCCGGTACAGGGCAACCACGAGCGCCAGGTTAAGGACCGTCGCGAGGCCAAACGTGGCATAGGTCCAGCGGACCGCCCGCCGGAATTCCCGGCGCGTCGCGGTCAGGTTCATTTGCTCGGCTGAAATAAGCCTCGCGGCAACCGCCCGCGCCTCATCCATGATCTGTTTTCCTCGGACCACCAGGGCCTGCCGTTCCTCCCTGGTCAGGTCCCGCGCCCGTTGCGTCCGGATGGTTCCCGCCAGAAAGTCCAGTTCATTGCGGATTGCCCCCTCGTACGCAACCGTCAGGTCGCGGTGCCGGGGCAGGACTTGCCGTGCTTCCTCCATCATCGCCGGCACCTCGACCTGCAGACTCTGTAAGGCGACCTGGTACGGCTCCAGGAACTCTTCTCGACCGCCCAGCATGTAGCCGCGTTGCCCCGTCTCAGCGTCCTTGAGGAAAGAAAGCGTGGTATTGATTTGCCGCAGAAACCTTGCCGAGTTCTGGATCAGCCACTGGGCTTCGACCAGGCGGCGCGCCGAGACAAACGAAATGACTCCGTCCAGCACCAGAACGAGGACGACCACGCCAAAGGCAAACTTCAAGGTTCGAGCCGGAGGCAAAACCACAGATCCCAATCTCACCGACAGCCCGGGGAAAAATCAAGTGGGTACACGGGCCGGACCCGGAATCGCCGGCCCGGGGCCCTGCCGTTCCCGCCCGCCTTCGGCGCGAGCGCACGCCGAAGGCGCCATCCGGCCGGCGCATGATTTTGGTTTTACACCCGGTGTCCCCATTTCTAAGTTCGCCTTTCCGATATGGCCGGTACCCCGTTACGACTGCATAAGTACCAAGCGTTAGGCAATGATTACCTCGTACTGCACGTGGGCGACGCGGCGCTGCTCGATGCCGTGCGGATCCGAAAGATCTGCCACCGCCATTTCGGGATCGGTTCCGACGGAATTCTCGTCCCCTCAATGGCTGCGGAAGGTGGCGGCTTCGGCCTGCGCATCCTCAACCCGGACGGTTCCGAAGCCGAAAAAAGCGGGAATGGGTTGCGAATCTTCGCCAAATACCTTTGGGACCAGCGCTCCGTGGCTGCCGAACCGTTCACCGTCCGGACGCTGGGAGGCTTGGTGCGCGCCCACGTACGCGATGGGGGCAGGAACATTTTCGTCGAGATGGGGCACGCCAGCTTCGACAGTGCAACAATCCCGGTCACCGGTCCACGCCGCGACGCCGTCAATGAACCGCTCATCGTGGGAGGGCAGGAGTTCCGCTATACGGCGGTGACGGTCGGCAACCCGCATTGCGTGATCCCCGTTGAGCAACTTAGCCCGGAGTTAGCAGTTAAATTCGGCCCTCAGATCGAAACTCACGCGAATTTCCCAAACCGGACCAATGTGCAATTTGCAAGAATCCTTCAGGCCCATAAACTCCAGATCGAAATCTGGGAACGCGGCGCCGGTTACACCCTGGCTTCGGGCAGCAGCAGTTGCGCGGCCGCTGCGGCTTGCGTCCGGCTGGGACTTTGCGCGACGCCCGTAACCGTTTCCATGCCCGGAGGACAACTCGAGATCACCGTCGATCCTGAATTCAACCTTACGATGCTGGGTCCGGCGGAGAAAATCGCCGAGATTGAGCTGGCAAAGGAGTTCCTGGAAGCCTAAAGACCCGCCGGCGGCAGCGCTCCGGCGCCTCGACGCCTGTACGGGTCACCGCCTTTGCACGCCGGCCGCGCTCAATTTCACGCCGGCCAACAGCCGCTCATCACTTTTTTTGGACCAGCAGGACGCCCACGAACACGAGGCTGACGCCCAGCACCCGCAGGGGGGTCGGCGTAATTCGCTGAACGCCAAACCAGCCGAATGAATCCACCAGCATGCTCCCCAGCATCTGGCCGAGGATCCCGGAGCAAATCACCACCGCGGTGCCGGCAATCGGGATGGACAGGATTGCCCCCAGCACAAACGTGATTCCCAGGGCGCCGCCGAAGTAGGCCCACCACGGAGCCGCCAGCAATCCCCGAAAACCTGCACCGAATCCCCCGAATTGGCCGGCGGCAGCGATCGTCAGCAAAATCAACGCGCCCGTTAAAAACGAGACGGCCGCGCTGAAGACCGGTGACTCAGTCGCCAGACGCAGGCGCAGGTTCACCGGTCCCTGCAATGAGACAAAAATTCCGGCGGCAATCATTACGATAATCGGGAGGCTTCGCATGGTGTGGAGATCAGCCTTGAACGAACCAGAAATCCAGCCGCTTAGCCAGCACGTCCGAGAAGTTCGGGCGTCCGGCGGGCACAGCGCCGCTCCTCGCCCAATATGTGCCCCCCAAAAAAACACCGGCGGAAGTGTTGCACTTCCGCCGGCATTCCAACCCAACCCTTAGCTCGAGCCGTTACAAAGATGATCGCCGGCCAAAGAAGAAGGACAGGATAAACAGTACGAGGAAAACAACAAACAACACGTGCGCAATCCACGCGGCTGTTCCGGCAAGGCCGCTGAACCCGAAGATGGCGGCGATGATGGCAATAACTAGAAAGATTATCGCGTAATGCAGCATTGATGCTCCTTATTTGGCTTCACCCTGCGATGAAGCGTTCGTTATAAATTGGACGGGTCATTTTCTAAATCATTCAAACCGAGCCCGTACGGCGGAGAGAGACCGCGCCCGCCGGCGACCTCCCCCTTGGCCAGAGGGACGTCGCCGCTTGGTAAAGCAAAAAACGCAATCTACCCTGCTCCAGACATGAACGAACCCCAGGTCATCGGCTTTGATATTTACGGTACCCTGGTCGACCCTCTCGCCGTCGCCGTCGCGCTCCGGCCATACGCGGGGGATCAGGCAGGCCGATTTGCCGAACTCTGGCGTGAAAAACAGATCGAATACGCCTTTCGCCGTGCCCTCATGCGCAACTATCAACCCTTCGACGTCTGCACCCGGGACGCCCTGGCCTGCAGCGCTCAGGCTTTGAACATCAACCTGGAAGACCGCGCCTTCCAGGACGTGCTGGGCTTCTACCAACGGCTGCCCGTTTTTGCCGATGCCGCCTTCGGACTCGAGGCTTTGCGCGCCGGCGGCCACCGGCTTTACGCCTTTTCAAACGGCAGCCGGCAAAGCATTGAATCACTCCTGGGAAATGGCAGTCTGCTCGCCCACTTTGACGGCATCGTCAGCGCTGATTCTGTCCATTCCTTCAAGCCTGATCCCGCCGTCTACCTGCACTTTTTCCGAACCGTGAATGGCCGGCCCGGCCGCGTGTGGCTGGTCTCCGCTAATCCCTGGGACGTCATTGGCGCCAAGTCGGCCGGTTTACGGGCGGCTTGGCTTAACCGCGGCGGCACGAAAATCTTCGACCCTTGGGGCATGGCGCCGGACGTCACCCTCGCGACGCTGGGCGAGCTCGCTGCTTTTCTGGCCCATGAAAACGGAAGGCACGTTCAGACCGGGGCACCCCTGGCGCAGGACGGCACTCCCACCTGACGCGGCCGGCGGACCTTTGCAGTTGTTGGAAAAGCGAAGGTTGAGAACGAACCGGAGGTTAAAGCGCGCTGTTAGTAACCGTGCATCTAACTCCCATGGCCGCCCGGCAACAAATAAAAAGTCTGTTTGAATTTCTATACGATTGTTTTGAAGCCTTCCACCCTTGATGGCCCGCGGCGGGAGGATCCATCGGCTTCCGGTACGGGCGGCTCCGAACGGCATGAAGGAAACAAAGGAAGGGCCGGAACGCTTGCGCTGTCCCGGCCCCCTTTTATGCCCTCCAAGAGGCTCCTGCCGTAGCCGCCGGTCAGCGGATCAGCTCATTCACGATATTCTCGAATAATTCCTGGCGCCCGCTCGTGTGCTGGACGGGGTCGGGGTGGCCCAGCGCATATTTTTCGAGTGAATTGAAATCCTCTCTGCCCGCTTCGATAGAGGCGCCGATGCCGTCATCCCAGGATGAATACCTCTGCTTCCGCATGTCAGCCAGGCGGCCGTCGGCTCGAATCGCGGATGCAATCTTCAAGCCGCGCGCGAAGGCATCCATGCCGCCGATGTGCGCATAGAAAAGATCAACCGGTTCGAAACTTTCGCGCCGAACTTTGGCGTCAAAGTTCAGGCCGCCCGTCGTGAATCCGCCCACCTTTAGGACGACGAGCATCACCTCCGTCGTGAGATAAATGCTGCTCGGGAATTGGTCGGTGTCCCAGCCGATCAATTCGTCACCGGTGTTGGCGTCGATGGATCCAAGGGCCCCGGCCGCGGCGGCAACTTCGCATTCATGAGCCATCGAGTGGCCGGCCAGGGTGGCATGATTCGTTTCCAGGTTGAGCTTGAAATGTTCCAGCAAGCCGTATTCGCGCAGGAAATTCAGGCAGGCGGCCGCATCAGAGTCATACTGGTGTTTGGTGGGTTCCCTCGGCTTTGGCTCGATGTAAAACGGTCCCTGGAAACCGATCGATTTTTTGTAATCGACGGCCATGTGAAAGAATTTCGCCAAGTGGTCCAGTTCCCGCTTCATATCGGTGTTCCAGAGACTTGCATACCCTTCGCGGCCTCCCCAGAAGACATACCCTTCGGCACCCAGCTCGCGGGCCACCGCAAGCGCCTTTTTCACCTGCGCGGC encodes:
- a CDS encoding response regulator yields the protein MDSAPVSVLLVDDNSADRELAKRAIRKEIAEAKFIDIEAEEDFSKALTEPAFNVVITDFRLGWTDGLQVLDYVKKQNVAIPVIMFTNSGAEDVCAQGMKAGLFDYIIKRREQFPKLPVSIRAALEFRRTREELQWQAARLSDLLERERKARAEAEFARTEADRANRLKDEFLATVSHELRTPLNAVLGWAALLANDKIMEMQEIRRGLKVIEKNARIQAQLIDDLLDLSLIVSGRLRLELERLDLVSAIQSAIEAVRVSAEQKRLEITELLDPKAGPVRGDASRIQQVVWNLLTNAVKFTPEGGKIHVVLQRVKSRVTISVTDTGIGIRRELFPSIFEQFRQGDNSLSRKYGGLGIGLAVVKNLVDLHGGHVEVRSAGEGQGTTFTIFLPICLLREPLEQEDRDGQPAPAIPDEAAAALAGLRTLVVEDDLDTADLAARVLRDYGVGVEFVLSPEQALRRLKTGQFDVLLSDIGMPGQSGYALIAAVRALPPNQNGNIPAAALTALARSEDRQRALLAGFDAHLAKPVDPDELVTLVASLARRSRRGYQRER
- a CDS encoding response regulator, with protein sequence MNRLSNYLVALVEDNRDDAFLIQRSLRQAGLSRPVIVFEDGDTIVQYLSGEGMYADRDRYPLPDLLLLDLKLPRRDGFEVLRWLREQPGLCRLVVAVLTGSRQHADVQRAYELGANSYLVKPVGLQAVTTLGESLCRYWATVNEGPLLS
- a CDS encoding PAS domain S-box protein, translated to MKFAFGVVVLVLVLDGVISFVSARRLVEAQWLIQNSARFLRQINTTLSFLKDAETGQRGYMLGGREEFLEPYQVALQSLQVEVPAMMEEARQVLPRHRDLTVAYEGAIRNELDFLAGTIRTQRARDLTREERQALVVRGKQIMDEARAVAARLISAEQMNLTATRREFRRAVRWTYATFGLATVLNLALVVALYRTVRQHLEGRERASRQLAESEGQLRAVVESLRSSESRLRAVFNLSSAGLAQTDQTGKFTLVNARFAEILGYASGDLIGLNRRQVVPNRFPGTPGSGRGCSTVIEVGRRERCLVRRDGTEVWVLESVRPIEDGEAGTVGFVTALIDITSRKQAEQELQDLLVTLEHRVEERTAELKDVNQQLEAFTYTVAHDLRAPLRAIQGFAEALREDYQDKLDANAEEYLRRVEAGARRMEALLEDLLSYSQLSRANLKLVPVVLAAALDEVTTQLESEIRARSARIIIPERLPSVYAHLPTLVQVLQNLISNALKFTLNQPPVVVITAEEMGGLVRVSIRDCGIGIAPEFFERIFQVFERLHGQDRFPGTGIGLAIVKKGVERMGGTCGVESEVNRGSNFWIELRKAPEVV
- the dapF gene encoding diaminopimelate epimerase — protein: MAGTPLRLHKYQALGNDYLVLHVGDAALLDAVRIRKICHRHFGIGSDGILVPSMAAEGGGFGLRILNPDGSEAEKSGNGLRIFAKYLWDQRSVAAEPFTVRTLGGLVRAHVRDGGRNIFVEMGHASFDSATIPVTGPRRDAVNEPLIVGGQEFRYTAVTVGNPHCVIPVEQLSPELAVKFGPQIETHANFPNRTNVQFARILQAHKLQIEIWERGAGYTLASGSSSCAAAAACVRLGLCATPVTVSMPGGQLEITVDPEFNLTMLGPAEKIAEIELAKEFLEA
- a CDS encoding DMT family transporter, which gives rise to MIAAGIFVSLQGPVNLRLRLATESPVFSAAVSFLTGALILLTIAAAGQFGGFGAGFRGLLAAPWWAYFGGALGITFVLGAILSIPIAGTAVVICSGILGQMLGSMLVDSFGWFGVQRITPTPLRVLGVSLVFVGVLLVQKK
- a CDS encoding DUF1328 domain-containing protein, encoding MLHYAIIFLVIAIIAAIFGFSGLAGTAAWIAHVLFVVFLVLFILSFFFGRRSSL
- a CDS encoding haloacid dehalogenase type II, with amino-acid sequence MNEPQVIGFDIYGTLVDPLAVAVALRPYAGDQAGRFAELWREKQIEYAFRRALMRNYQPFDVCTRDALACSAQALNINLEDRAFQDVLGFYQRLPVFADAAFGLEALRAGGHRLYAFSNGSRQSIESLLGNGSLLAHFDGIVSADSVHSFKPDPAVYLHFFRTVNGRPGRVWLVSANPWDVIGAKSAGLRAAWLNRGGTKIFDPWGMAPDVTLATLGELAAFLAHENGRHVQTGAPLAQDGTPT
- the xylA gene encoding xylose isomerase; this encodes MSPAFPDISKIPYEGPTSKNPLAFKHYNPTEVIEGKTMADHLRFSVAYWHTFRAGLSDPFGVGTAIRPWDDGSNSVENACDRARVAFEFMEKLGAPFYAFHDRDVAPEGASLAESNRNLDAVAKVLKEEQQRTGIKLLWATANLFTNPRFLHGAATSPNADVFVHAAAQVKKALAVARELGAEGYVFWGGREGYASLWNTDMKRELDHLAKFFHMAVDYKKSIGFQGPFYIEPKPREPTKHQYDSDAAACLNFLREYGLLEHFKLNLETNHATLAGHSMAHECEVAAAAGALGSIDANTGDELIGWDTDQFPSSIYLTTEVMLVVLKVGGFTTGGLNFDAKVRRESFEPVDLFYAHIGGMDAFARGLKIASAIRADGRLADMRKQRYSSWDDGIGASIEAGREDFNSLEKYALGHPDPVQHTSGRQELFENIVNELIR